One genomic window of Anguilla anguilla isolate fAngAng1 chromosome 13, fAngAng1.pri, whole genome shotgun sequence includes the following:
- the LOC118211055 gene encoding cadherin-like protein 26 isoform X1, with amino-acid sequence MLSCNMKSAIIVLVVTLHLCMVTSSSSESRARHKRAWIIDSFTIEEENPGPFPYQLGKVHVERDYRVKFILLGDGVDEEPVGILQIDENTGFISVLGKVDFEKHRVLKLKFEARNASNEELDTRLGVDISIMDINDQVPTFQKQVYEVTIDESQQQGTSVLTVMATDFDRPGTLNATVEYKILSVTPITSNAEFFIEETGRISFKGCLDYEKANKYTIVVEAKDRGEKVQLSSSSTVIVNVLDKNNYLPVFNGVTGLGRVKERESGMTPLRIHVTDKDTKGTAAWRVRYTIKGDRQGNFEIQTDPETNDGILTVVKPLDYELASVKQLSITAENEDPYFSCELKRKTSGTLWKVINIDADPGKGGVPVFVSSNVTILVEDINDPPEFTFTTREVVVDEDASIGHYLETFTASDPDGKSPNDFEYIKGDDPGNWVSVDPKTGAITTVNALDRESPYVVNGTYLITLYAVDKGEPPMTATATLTLHVTDKNDNLPQLQSNTISMCLSDDATMTTISAYDLDDAPYSGPFRFELVGEDKDKWSLDTNYGTTVNLIKKSTVYAGFYKLQLKVYDQQERFSVQNITVAACDCSISQDCSDRAAASKAQINSSAIGIVFAALLLLLGILLLGLLLTCGREKTEFPFSSDTGDVLLSSNIETPGTDCKIPETPQLVKQDQRKKAIQAALGFHRQNAIRIRSSDIQTAIRNQQVGAQWYNYRVYESSQGQSYYQHHSNAVYKIPETPQLVKQDQSKTATKAAQRFDPGKAIRRHIRSSDQQAAISNQQSLPTSMLSGHHSASSRGGALFLKKEALTSLVSQRLSSIQAFEEELCDYDPKVYTCEEDSVVDTELDSISVDEGSFVPDDLLYLGPRFQTLATICSGQCLVVCPTPTQPFQIRETLVETLVEITLK; translated from the exons ATGCTTAGCTGCAACATGAAGTCTGCCATTATAGTCCTTGTTGTGACACTG CACCTGTGCATGGTCACCTCATCCTCTTCAGAGAGCCGAGCACGTCACAAAAGAGCCTGGATCATTGACTCATTCACCATTGAAGAAGAAAACCCTGGGCCTTTCCCATATCAGCTAGGAAAA GTCCATGTCGAACGAGATTACCGGGTGAAGTTCATACTCCTCGGAGATGGTGTTGATGAAGAGCCCGTCGGGATACTTCAAATAGATGAAAATACTGGATTTATCTCTGTTTTGGGAAAAGTTGATTTTGAGAAACATAGAGTCTTGAAG CTGAAATTCGAAGCCAGAAATGCGTCTAATGAGGAACTAGACACAAGGCTGGGAGTGGACATCTCCATAATGGACATAAATGACCAAGTACCTACATTTCAGAAACAAGTGTATGAAGTTACGATTGATGAATCACAACAACAGG GGACAAGTGTACTTACAGTGATGGCCACAGATTTCGACAGACCAGGCACCTTAAATGCAACAGTTGAATACAAAATCTTATCTGTGACCCCCATCACATCTAATGCTGAATTCTTTATTGAAGAGACTGGCAGAATCTCTTTCAAGGGATGTCTGGACTATGAG aaaGCCAATAAATACACCATTGTGGTTGAGGCAAAGGATCGTGGGGAGAAGGTTCAACTCTCAAGCTCAAGCACTGTCATCGTTAATGTTCTGGACAAAAACAACTACTTGCCTGTCTTCAATGGTGTCACA GGGTTGGGTCgagtgaaggagagggagtCCGGGATGACTCCTCTCAGAATACACGTCACAGATAAAGACACAAAGGGTACTGCCGCGTGGAGAGTAAGATACACAATAAAGGGAGACAGGCAAGGGAACTTTGAGATCCAAACTGACCCAGAAACCAATGATGGAATCCTGACAGTCGTAAAG CCTCTGGACTATGAGTTGGCCTCAGTGAAACAGCTGTCCATCACTGCGGAGAATGAGGATCCATACTTCTCCTGTGAGCTGAAGAGGAAGACTTCCGGCACCCTCTGGAAGGTGATTAATATCGATGCCGATCCTGGAAAAGGAGGGGTGCCGGTTTTCGTGTCTTCGAACGTCACCATTCTTGTGGAGGATATCAACGACCCCCCAGAATTTACATTCACCACGCGTGAGGTCGTGGTAGATGAAGATGCATCGATTGGACACTACCTGGAGACATTCACCGCCAGCGACCCCGATGGAAAATCGCCCAATGACTTTGA GTATATAAAAGGTGATGACCCTGGTAACTGGGTGAGTGTGGATCCCAAAACAGGTGCAATTACAACAGTTAATGCACTGGATAGAGAATCACCCTATGTGGTGAATGGCACCTATCTCATTACCTTATATGCCGTTGACAAag GCGAACCCCCAATGACTGCTACAGCAACACTTACGCTCCATGTGACAGACAAGAATGATAATTTGCCCCAGCTGCAATCGAACACAATCTCCATGTGCCTGTCAGATGATGCCACTATGACCACCATCAGTGCCTACGACCTGGATGATGCCCCTTATAGTGGACCCTTTCGATTTGAGCTGGTTGGGGAAGATAAAGACAAATGGAGTCTTGACACCAACtatg GGACCACGGTGAATCTGATTAAGAAGAGCACTGTCTACGCTGGATTTTATAAGCTGCAGCTCAAGGTCTATGACCAGCAGGAGCGCTTCTCTGTGCAGAACATCACGGTCGCCGCGTGCGACTGCTCCATAAGTCAAGACTGCTCGGACCGTGCGGCCGCTTCCAAAGCCCAAATCAACAGCAGTGCCATTGGGATTGTATTCGCTGCCTTACTACTGCTACTGG GGATTCTGCTTCTGGGCCTTCTTCTTacctgtgggagagagaagacCGAGTTCCCATTTTCCAGTGATACTGGGGATGTGCTACTCTCCTCCAATATAGAAACACCTGGAACTGACTGCAAG ATTCCAGAGACACCTCAACTAGTCAAACAAGACcagagaaaaaaagcaatacaaGCAGCTCTAGGTTTTCATCGACAAAATGCTATACGTATTCGGTCATCCGACATACAGACAGCCATTAGAAATCAACAG GTTGGAGCTCAATGGTACAATTATCGAGTGTATGAAAGCAGCCAGGGACAAAGCTACTATCAACACCACAGTAATGCAGTGTACAAG ATTCCAGAGACACCTCAACTAGTCAAACAAGACCAGagtaaaacagcaacaaaagcaGCTCAACGTTTTGATCCAGGAAAAGCTATACGTAGGCATATTCGGTCATCCGACCAACAGGCAGCCATTAGCAATCAACAG TCTTTGCCGACGTCAATGCTGAGCGGACACCATTCCGCATCCTCCCGCGGTGGCgctttgttcttaaaaaaagaagcccTCACCTCATTGGTCTCTCAG AGACTGTCTTCAATCCAAGCATTTGAAGAGGAGCTGTGCGATTATGACCCCAAAGTGTACACTTGTGAAGAAGATTCAGTGGTTGACACAGAGCTGGACAGCATCTCCGTTGACGAGGGCAGTTTTGTACCGGATGACCTCTTGTACCTGGGACCAAGATTTCAAACACTGGCCACAATATGCAGTGGCCAGTGTTTGGTGGTGTGTCCCACACCAACACAGCCTTTCCAAATAAGAGAAACATTAGTCGAAACACTAGTAGAAATTaccttaaaataa
- the LOC118211055 gene encoding cadherin-like protein 26 isoform X2 yields the protein MLSCNMKSAIIVLVVTLHLCMVTSSSSESRARHKRAWIIDSFTIEEENPGPFPYQLGKVHVERDYRVKFILLGDGVDEEPVGILQIDENTGFISVLGKVDFEKHRVLKLKFEARNASNEELDTRLGVDISIMDINDQVPTFQKQVYEVTIDESQQQGTSVLTVMATDFDRPGTLNATVEYKILSVTPITSNAEFFIEETGRISFKGCLDYEKANKYTIVVEAKDRGEKVQLSSSSTVIVNVLDKNNYLPVFNGVTGLGRVKERESGMTPLRIHVTDKDTKGTAAWRVRYTIKGDRQGNFEIQTDPETNDGILTVVKPLDYELASVKQLSITAENEDPYFSCELKRKTSGTLWKVINIDADPGKGGVPVFVSSNVTILVEDINDPPEFTFTTREVVVDEDASIGHYLETFTASDPDGKSPNDFEYIKGDDPGNWVSVDPKTGAITTVNALDRESPYVVNGTYLITLYAVDKGEPPMTATATLTLHVTDKNDNLPQLQSNTISMCLSDDATMTTISAYDLDDAPYSGPFRFELVGEDKDKWSLDTNYGTTVNLIKKSTVYAGFYKLQLKVYDQQERFSVQNITVAACDCSISQDCSDRAAASKAQINSSAIGIVFAALLLLLGILLLGLLLTCGREKTEFPFSSDTGDVLLSSNIETPGTDCKIPETPQLVKQDQRKKAIQAALGFHRQNAIRIRSSDIQTAIRNQQVGAQWYNYRVYESSQGQSYYQHHSNAVYKIPETPQLVKQDQSKTATKAAQRFDPGKAIRRHIRSSDQQAAISNQQSLPTSMLSGHHSASSRGGALFLKKEALTSLVSQRLSSIQAFEEELCDYDPKVYTCEEDSVVDTELDSISVDEGSFVPDDLLYLGPRFQTLATICSGQCLVVCPTPTQPFQIRETLVETLVEITLK from the exons CACCTGTGCATGGTCACCTCATCCTCTTCAGAGAGCCGAGCACGTCACAAAAGAGCCTGGATCATTGACTCATTCACCATTGAAGAAGAAAACCCTGGGCCTTTCCCATATCAGCTAGGAAAA GTCCATGTCGAACGAGATTACCGGGTGAAGTTCATACTCCTCGGAGATGGTGTTGATGAAGAGCCCGTCGGGATACTTCAAATAGATGAAAATACTGGATTTATCTCTGTTTTGGGAAAAGTTGATTTTGAGAAACATAGAGTCTTGAAG CTGAAATTCGAAGCCAGAAATGCGTCTAATGAGGAACTAGACACAAGGCTGGGAGTGGACATCTCCATAATGGACATAAATGACCAAGTACCTACATTTCAGAAACAAGTGTATGAAGTTACGATTGATGAATCACAACAACAGG GGACAAGTGTACTTACAGTGATGGCCACAGATTTCGACAGACCAGGCACCTTAAATGCAACAGTTGAATACAAAATCTTATCTGTGACCCCCATCACATCTAATGCTGAATTCTTTATTGAAGAGACTGGCAGAATCTCTTTCAAGGGATGTCTGGACTATGAG aaaGCCAATAAATACACCATTGTGGTTGAGGCAAAGGATCGTGGGGAGAAGGTTCAACTCTCAAGCTCAAGCACTGTCATCGTTAATGTTCTGGACAAAAACAACTACTTGCCTGTCTTCAATGGTGTCACA GGGTTGGGTCgagtgaaggagagggagtCCGGGATGACTCCTCTCAGAATACACGTCACAGATAAAGACACAAAGGGTACTGCCGCGTGGAGAGTAAGATACACAATAAAGGGAGACAGGCAAGGGAACTTTGAGATCCAAACTGACCCAGAAACCAATGATGGAATCCTGACAGTCGTAAAG CCTCTGGACTATGAGTTGGCCTCAGTGAAACAGCTGTCCATCACTGCGGAGAATGAGGATCCATACTTCTCCTGTGAGCTGAAGAGGAAGACTTCCGGCACCCTCTGGAAGGTGATTAATATCGATGCCGATCCTGGAAAAGGAGGGGTGCCGGTTTTCGTGTCTTCGAACGTCACCATTCTTGTGGAGGATATCAACGACCCCCCAGAATTTACATTCACCACGCGTGAGGTCGTGGTAGATGAAGATGCATCGATTGGACACTACCTGGAGACATTCACCGCCAGCGACCCCGATGGAAAATCGCCCAATGACTTTGA GTATATAAAAGGTGATGACCCTGGTAACTGGGTGAGTGTGGATCCCAAAACAGGTGCAATTACAACAGTTAATGCACTGGATAGAGAATCACCCTATGTGGTGAATGGCACCTATCTCATTACCTTATATGCCGTTGACAAag GCGAACCCCCAATGACTGCTACAGCAACACTTACGCTCCATGTGACAGACAAGAATGATAATTTGCCCCAGCTGCAATCGAACACAATCTCCATGTGCCTGTCAGATGATGCCACTATGACCACCATCAGTGCCTACGACCTGGATGATGCCCCTTATAGTGGACCCTTTCGATTTGAGCTGGTTGGGGAAGATAAAGACAAATGGAGTCTTGACACCAACtatg GGACCACGGTGAATCTGATTAAGAAGAGCACTGTCTACGCTGGATTTTATAAGCTGCAGCTCAAGGTCTATGACCAGCAGGAGCGCTTCTCTGTGCAGAACATCACGGTCGCCGCGTGCGACTGCTCCATAAGTCAAGACTGCTCGGACCGTGCGGCCGCTTCCAAAGCCCAAATCAACAGCAGTGCCATTGGGATTGTATTCGCTGCCTTACTACTGCTACTGG GGATTCTGCTTCTGGGCCTTCTTCTTacctgtgggagagagaagacCGAGTTCCCATTTTCCAGTGATACTGGGGATGTGCTACTCTCCTCCAATATAGAAACACCTGGAACTGACTGCAAG ATTCCAGAGACACCTCAACTAGTCAAACAAGACcagagaaaaaaagcaatacaaGCAGCTCTAGGTTTTCATCGACAAAATGCTATACGTATTCGGTCATCCGACATACAGACAGCCATTAGAAATCAACAG GTTGGAGCTCAATGGTACAATTATCGAGTGTATGAAAGCAGCCAGGGACAAAGCTACTATCAACACCACAGTAATGCAGTGTACAAG ATTCCAGAGACACCTCAACTAGTCAAACAAGACCAGagtaaaacagcaacaaaagcaGCTCAACGTTTTGATCCAGGAAAAGCTATACGTAGGCATATTCGGTCATCCGACCAACAGGCAGCCATTAGCAATCAACAG TCTTTGCCGACGTCAATGCTGAGCGGACACCATTCCGCATCCTCCCGCGGTGGCgctttgttcttaaaaaaagaagcccTCACCTCATTGGTCTCTCAG AGACTGTCTTCAATCCAAGCATTTGAAGAGGAGCTGTGCGATTATGACCCCAAAGTGTACACTTGTGAAGAAGATTCAGTGGTTGACACAGAGCTGGACAGCATCTCCGTTGACGAGGGCAGTTTTGTACCGGATGACCTCTTGTACCTGGGACCAAGATTTCAAACACTGGCCACAATATGCAGTGGCCAGTGTTTGGTGGTGTGTCCCACACCAACACAGCCTTTCCAAATAAGAGAAACATTAGTCGAAACACTAGTAGAAATTaccttaaaataa